In Clostridiisalibacter paucivorans DSM 22131, the genomic stretch GCGGACACCAAGCTTTTAGTTAAACTTGGTAACAAAATAGACGAGCTAATGGATGTCTATAATTTGATAGAAGATTCAATTATAGATGAGCCTCCTTTAACGATAAAAGAAGGAGGAATAATAAAGCCCCAATATGATGAAACTCTTAAGGAATTGAAAGAAGCTTCAGCTAAAGGTAAGGAATGGTTATCTAGCTTAGAAGAAAATGAAAAATTAAGAACAGGTATAAAATCTCTTAAAGTAGGATATAACAAAGTTTTTGGATACTATATAGAAGTAACTAAAACAAATATTAAAAATGTTCCAGATAATTATATGAGGAAACAGACATTGGCTAATTCAGAAAGATATATAACTCCTGAATTAAAAGATATGGAAAGTAAAATATTAGGTGCAGAAGAAAAAAGTATGAATATAGAATATCAAATCTTTATGGAAATTAGAGATAGAATAAGAAATGAAGTGAAAAGAATTCAGTCTTGTGCACATATAATATCATGCATAGACTGTTTATTATCTTTAGCTATTATAGCATTTAATAATAACTATATCATGCCAACACTAAACACTGAGGGTATTATTGATATACAATCTGGTAGGCATCCTGTAGTGGAAAAAATGATAGATCAAGAGTTATTTGTTCCTAATAATACCTTCTTAGATAATAAAAATAGGATTATTATTATCACTGGACCTAATATGGCAGGTAAATCTACATATATGAGACAAGTTGCCTTAATAACTTTAATGGCTCAGATCGGTAGTTTTGTTCCTGCTGAATCAGCTAATATTGGAATAGTCGATAAAATATTTACTAGGGTAGGTGCTTCTGATGACCTTGCACAGGGGCAAAGTACATTTATGGTCGAAATGAGTGAAGTGGCAAATATATTAAACAATAGTACTAAAAACAGCCTTGTAATTCTGGATGAAATAGGTAGAGGAACTAGCACCTTTGATGGGCTTAGTATTGCTTGGTCTGTAGTGGAATATATAAGTAACAAGGATAAGATAGGAGCTAAAACCCTTTTTGCTACCCACTATCATGAATTAACAGAATTAGAAGGTAAAATTGATGGAGTAAAAAATTATAAAATATTAGTTAAAGAAAAGGGAGAAGATATAATTTTCCTTCGAAAGATTTCAAGGGGTGGAGCAGATAAGAGTTATGGAATAGAAGTAGCTAGATTAGCTGGAGTTCCTAAAGAGGTAATAGATAGAGCGAAAATTATTTTGAAAAGTCTTGAAGAAAAAAATATTACTAAAAAAGGAAAACTTTCAGATATCGTTCCAAAAGAAAAGAACAGTAAGAATAATGATAAAGAAATGCAATTAGATTTATTTAATGCTAAGGAAAAAGAAATAATAGATAAGATTAAAAATGTAGATATCATGGATACAACCCCTATGGATGCTATGAATCTACTCTATTCTCTTATTAAAAAAGTTAAAGATTTGTAGGTGATTATTTTAATGACAACTAAAATTAATATATTAGATGATACTACTATTAATAAAATTGCAGCTGGTGAAGTTATAGAAAATCCATCTTCTATAGTAAAGGAATTGGTTGAAAACTCTATAGATGCTGGATCTAAATCTATAATTATTGAAGTTAAAAATGGAGGAAAAACTTATATAAGAGTAACAGACAATGGAACGGGAATAGATATAAGTGACATAAATCTTGTATTCTTAAGACATACTACTAGTAAAATAAAATCTGCTAAAGACTTGGAAAAAGTAATGTCCCTTGGCTTTAGAGGAGAGGCGTTAGCAAGTATAGCGGCTGTTTCTCACGTTCAAATGATAACTAAGACCAAAGATGCCTTAGAAGGTATCGAAGTAAATGTTAGAGGTGGAAAAATAGTAGACAAAAATGAAGTTGGATGTCCGTCTGGTACTACTATTGTTATAAAAAACCTTTTTTACAACACACCAGTAAGAAAAAAATATTTGAAGACAGAAGCATCAGAATCATCTAAGATTACAGATATAGTATATAAATTGTCATTAGCACATCCAGAGATATCTTTTAAATATATAAGAGATAATAAGATG encodes the following:
- the mutS gene encoding DNA mismatch repair protein MutS, encoding MSNLTPMMKQYMEIKSRHKDAILFFRLGDFYEMFFDDAILASKELEIALTGRDCGQREKAPMCGIPYHSSDSYIAKLIKKGYKVAICEQVEDPAKSKGIVKRDVVRIITPGTITDAKVLDEKRNNYLSCIYMDKDGFGISYSDITTGDLYTTEIANNNTNIEHKLLDELAKIQPTEIIVNSFLYENEKLIKKIKDRFNLVLNTYHDWAFEISHCKNKILNHFNVLTLEGFGIENKKYSTSSLGGLLEYLTETQKIVLSHLNTVRYYSMDKYMVLDINTRRNLELTETMRDKSKKGSLLWLLDKTSTAMGARLLKKWIEEPLLDRTKIIERLNAVKFLYNNKDTVDSLKDLLKSIYDMERLMGRISYGNCNGRDLISLKDSIKVIPDIKDILISADTKLLVKLGNKIDELMDVYNLIEDSIIDEPPLTIKEGGIIKPQYDETLKELKEASAKGKEWLSSLEENEKLRTGIKSLKVGYNKVFGYYIEVTKTNIKNVPDNYMRKQTLANSERYITPELKDMESKILGAEEKSMNIEYQIFMEIRDRIRNEVKRIQSCAHIISCIDCLLSLAIIAFNNNYIMPTLNTEGIIDIQSGRHPVVEKMIDQELFVPNNTFLDNKNRIIIITGPNMAGKSTYMRQVALITLMAQIGSFVPAESANIGIVDKIFTRVGASDDLAQGQSTFMVEMSEVANILNNSTKNSLVILDEIGRGTSTFDGLSIAWSVVEYISNKDKIGAKTLFATHYHELTELEGKIDGVKNYKILVKEKGEDIIFLRKISRGGADKSYGIEVARLAGVPKEVIDRAKIILKSLEEKNITKKGKLSDIVPKEKNSKNNDKEMQLDLFNAKEKEIIDKIKNVDIMDTTPMDAMNLLYSLIKKVKDL